The Lycium barbarum isolate Lr01 chromosome 10, ASM1917538v2, whole genome shotgun sequence genome includes a region encoding these proteins:
- the LOC132614796 gene encoding uncharacterized protein At4g15970-like, producing MGDKTVIITALNAGTEPNSIFDIFLKSFRVGNQTKPLLKHVLVAALDQTAYTRCLKKQLHCYALTTKGVDFSGEALYMSEDYFKITWRKIYFQRIVLEMGYNFIFTDADILWFRQPFAHFYPDADLQISCDHYSYSYMDLNNSPNFDFNYVKSNQRTIKFYKFWYNARKAHPGKHDQDVLNMIKFNPFIKDIGLKIRFLDTALFGGFCEPSKDLNLVCTMHANCCIGVWPKVHDLTMALDDCEKYMALPGDERMLKPQTWTVPRIRSSMIFN from the exons ATGGGAGACAAAACAGTGATAATAACAGCTCTAAATGCAGGGACAGAGCCAAACTCCATATTTGATATTTTCTTGAAAAGCTTTAGAGTTGGAAACCAAACAAAACCACTTTTGAAACATGTATTAGTTGCAGCTTTGGACCAAACTGCATATACGCGTTGTTTGAAGAAACAACTTCATTGCTATGCACTCACTACAAAAGGTGTTGATTTCTCTGGTGAGGCTCTTTATATGAGTGAGGATTATTTCAAGATTACATGGAGGAAAATTTATTTTCAGCGTATTGTTCTTGAGATGGGATATAACTTCATTTTCACG GATGCTGATATATTGTGGTTTCGACAACCATTTGCACATTTTTATCCAGACGCCGATCTCCAAATTTCTTGTGACCATTACTCGTACAGCTATATGGACTTGAACAATTCTCCAAATTTCGATTTTAACtatgtcaaatcaaatcaacGTACCATCAAATTTTATAAATTTTGGTACAATGCAAGAAAGGCTCATCCAGGAAAACACGATCAGGACGTGCTTAACATGATTAAATTCAACCCATTCATCAAAGATATTggattgaaaataaggtttttgGACACAGCTCTATTTGGGGGATTTTGTGAGCCTAGTAAAGATCTCAATCTTGTTTGCACAATGCATGCAAATTGTTGTATAGGAGTATGGCCTAAAGTGCATGACCTAACTATGGCGCTTGATGATTGCGAAAAGTATATGGCTTTACCTGGTGATGAAAGGATGTTAAAGCCACAAACTTGGACTGTCCCAAGAATACGTAGTTCAATGATTTTTAATTAA